The sequence GATGCGTATTACGACGCTGTCCTCTTACCTGGGAATAGGAGAGCGAAGTGCATTATCCGGAGGAGTGGTGAATACGACCGACTGCGCACAACTCCAACAAGGGGAAGAtggggcgtgacggtgagCCAGTCGATTACACGGGTGTGGGGTGATATCGATATTTTGCGCAGCATCATACCATGTCTTGACAGCATCGTGATTGCATCGCCGCCAGCTAGGCAGGCCGAGCTTCTCGACATGGTAGGCAAGGGGCTACTACGTATTGGCGTAGTTAATCTGCTCACCGCCCCAAATCGCGAACCACCTCTAGAGGCAGATGATAccgggctgctgcgcatcggAAATAAAGGTGGAACTCTCCTTGGGGAGGACTATGACTGGACGTGGATCGGATAGGATGGTTCGCAGCTCCGTATGACCCATAGCGAAGCTGCAGCTTTCAATGGAAAAGAGGTCGCTCTCACCTCTGCGCGTCACGAAGGCAGATGGAAAGCTCtggggagagagatgggTGCGGATCCCATAGTCGCTGCACAAAATCGTACTTGAAGTTAGTCGATACGTGATGCAGCGGGACGACCGCGCTGTGCCCGCAAGCGAACCCGCTGCGAATCCCATATCGCCTTTTCCTCTTCTCGTTTTCCCACTGCTTAGTTGGGTCGCCATCTGCGTTGACGAGCAGTATATAGTTGTTGTCCTTGCGCAAGCGCGCATTCTTATCTTTTTCAATCTTTCACCCGCCCCAACTCTAAAGCGGGCTGCCCTCAGGTGCCTGCTgactctgctgctgcggcattCAATCACCCGATCACCACAACCAcccctgccgccgctggttCTTTAGTCGCTCCTGCTCCGTTTCCGCTCTCCGCtctgctttccttttcgtttccctttttttttgcttttgtgtgtgccgcaCTGTTTTCCGTTCCTGCGCtgacgtgcgcgcgtgtgtgtctccgcGACAGGCGGGGAGAcggcgcgtcgccgtcggcgtatTTCTTCTTGAGGTGAAGAGCAACACGAAGTGCTTCGTCGATCCATCGTGTCGCTCGGCCGCAAAGTGCCGCAATGAGCGCATATCGTATGCTGCGAGTGCGACTGTGAGAGGGCACCTTTTCGTGTGTCGTTGCCCGCGGGTATCTTGTGCAGGGCCAAAGGGGACGCTTCTTATGACCTAAGGCTTCCGTGCAACAATGGAAAGGCTGGAAGAAGGGGTCTCTCCGCGGCGCTCGTGGGCGGAGGAATGACGTGCGCTAAAGCCGAAAACGAAAATAGTTGGTCTTTGTGGCTCTCAGAGACCGGAGTCGACCAACCCGAGCCACACGAGGTCATTCCACATCTCTCACCTCTCTCATCCCCCCGTATTAACGAATCCGACGAGCGCCATTGCATTTTGTGGCGTACCCAGTGGCTGATGCGCTTCAACGCACGTTAAACTGAATTCTCTTGGCCAGTGCTCGGCTGAATGGCCGCACACGCAAGTCCGTCCGCGCCGTGTTTTTGTCGCCTGCAGTAAAGCGTCTtagcggcgtcggcgaatGCATGGGCTTTCGCTTGcacgactctctctctctcgcttgctctgcccgctgcgccgtaCATGTACCGTGACGCTCACTTctcctcgtcttctctcACCCTAGTCCCCGCCTGTATTTATCCACGCGCGCAATATCCAGCTCCTCCCTACACAGGCATCTGCCACCCATCGCCGAGGTGCACAATAGGGAGGAGTTTCTCTTTGTGTGCCGTTCTTCCTTGCTTCTCTGACCTCCTTCTACCacctcgcccctccctctctctgcttgGGGGTGTCCTTGGCAAGGTTTGAGAATTCGGCATTTACTCGTCGCGACTCCATCCGTTCTTCGCCGTTTCTCCTGTGCCCATCGTCATCATGGAGGCTGTCGCGTGGACCCCCGACGTGGTCGAGGATCTTCTCTTCCGGCAGTTTATCAAGGATGAGGACATCTCCCGCCAACTTCCGCCTGCTCCGCAAGTGTCCAGCGAAAACTTCCTCGAGAGGTACGACCAGGCAACCAAGATCCTCTTCTCATACGTGCGCAACGgcccggtggcggcgctcgccTCGCAGAATGtgaacaccgccgccgtcggcaaGTACGGCGGTGCCACCCCGCTTAAAGGTTTCGTAGGGCGCACCCCGGCAACTAAGCCTGTTCCACCAGAGTCGTCACGGCCATTTGCTCGGACGGCAACACCGACGCCGGCACCCACTAGCCGCGCACCGTCGGTGCCGAAAGCGACCGCCAGCTCTCCCCCACCGGCCAAAGCAAAGCGGCAGCGTGTGGAGTGGCCAGCGGATGTGCCTACCAATCAGATGCTGAAGAGCAACAGCCGCTCCAAGGTGGCGCACCTGACGGCGAAGCGCGTGGCGGCCCAGCAGGGCGTCGACCCCGATCTTATTTTTACCCAGAACTGCGGTGATCTTCCCCTCAGCGTGATCTTCGCGTCGTACCCCAAGGCGCTCAAATCCGTCTCTGCCGTTCGAAACGCCAGCGGGGACTGGCGCACGGACACCTTCACTGTTGAGGAGGAAGTCTCCTACAAGAAGGACTTGGGCTACGTGCATTACGGGCCCAGCCAATGCACGTATGGTGACTGGCTTCCTTCCCAGTCGTGAGTATAGGCGTGCCACGGAGGCAGTGAAGGGGCCCAAAAGAGTTCGAGGCGCCGAAACTTGCGAGTGCGAGGCAATATACGGGGGCCGATGAGCTGTGTGTCGCGCCGCAGCGTATCCCTACACGAGAGGAGTCAGCTACGAGGCACGCGCACTCGTTGACCAACCACAGGCCATCGCCAGTGCAGCACGACTTCCAACGCCGGCAACAGAACATCACATACGGCTCATATTCGTTTAAAGTCCTGCGCATGTCATGTGCCGGTGTGTCCTGTGTGCAAGTTTGTTTGCTCTTCTGAGAACAGAGGAGGGAGATCACGCTAGCACTGGGTGCCGATTGCCGCGTGTGCCCGGGGTGGCTACATGGCGATCGCCACGCCTTCGCGCCATCGCTTCCGCCTTTTCTCTTTTGGCCGAGCCTATTGTATTTTTTTTTAGTGTgtctcccttccttccccttTAGACTTTTAGACTGTGCGTTGATCTTCACCTTCTTGATTgccttcctttctctcttcgaTGCGTTCTCTGCTTGGGGGTGCCTCCAGTCTGCTGTGAGTGCGTCATGCTGGGCAGCTCGATCCATCACCTGTACAGCGTGCGGGATGCGCTCCATCGGACCATACAAGCGCACACGAACAGTAACGAACGCATCCAACCGAAACGTCTTGTATACCCATCTTCTCTATTTTGCCCTCCCTTCTTGTGTGTTGATGGCGACGAGACCTAGTGGTCCGCTGACAGGCTACGTGCATGCGACAGACGGAAGAGCGTACCTCAGTTCTTGAAGTTAACGGCGCACCCTCCTTTCTCATAAAACAATGCCCGTTTTCCTCAATCTCGCTTCTTTGACGCTCCTCAGCAGACCTCGTTTCACGCTGTGACTGTGCACGCCATGACGTGATTAAGCACATTTCCCTGGGCTCCCTCGAGTTATCTCCGTGAGGTCCGTACGGCTGCCCCTTCCCAACCCTGTGCCCCCTTCGCTGCGACAGGCTGTGAGCTctctgcgcgctggcgcacgtCCGTCTGCGGGCCCCTTTGCGCCTGCCACACCGGCTCCTGTGTGAGGCGTGCggatgcaggaggaggcggaatgccccccgccgccgcagactCACGGCAGTGTCGCACCTGCCACGGTGCATGTGGGCAGGCCATCCAGGCACGCCCCCCGTGTCAtcgccggcaacggcagATGGTGGCAGCGagcccttcctcccctcccgccaACAAGGGTGCCTTGAAGCAGGCCGCACGCTGCGAATGTGCGagcgctgtgcgcacgcgcagttGGGCAGAGCCGGCATGGTGCATCGCATTCCCGACGAAGCATCCAGAGGTGCGAAGAGCGCGAGTgatgagcgagagaggagccCCGTAGTACATGCCGATTATGCccacagcgcatgcgcgcgcagcatgcggcatctcctccatcccACCGTGCGGCCGGATGAGGCGCCGACCGCGCGGCACGTACCCGAAGAGGGGAcgaggcgggagaggaggggcccGCTAGACGCATGTCCCGATTCGACGGCATGACGGTTGCTCCTAGACGGCCAggacgtcgccgcagcgcggcagtggGCGCGTGGGCTGCaactgtgcatgcgtgtgccttTGCTGGCTTGCGCGTGGTTTAATGGCACGTTGTAGCGAAGAAAAATGTGAGTCTCCCACCTCTTCTATGCTACCGGCCTGGcgatggaggtggagagggagaagccgCAGGCGAACTCTCTCTGATCAGACGCTGAGCGATTGCGGGACGCTGCACAAGGAGGCTTACTTTTCATGCGGCTTTTGGTGCGCGCGGCAATGTGCAGCGCTGACGATGGCCTAGCGCTGTAGCATCTCACTCTGTATGCGACCTCCCGACGCTGATCTCTTCTTACTCCTTATTCGACGgcccctcctttcttttttttttttcgttttgctcCGCCTGGCGGCTACGAAACCGCCCGCATAAGGACTGGCGGCACGCGTGTCTGACTGTGTGCACTCATCTCTGCCTATTCCTGCGTCACTGTGATGAGGAAGAGGTGGGTGGTCGTGTGCCGCTTTGATGAGGTGCTCAACTGACACATGTGGAGACCGTCTTCCCCACGCTAGTGTGGAGCTGCGCTGCGTTTAGAGAGAGTCAGAGGGGCGGTTGCGCCATCCGTGTGCGCATCCTTAGGTGCCTCACTTCTTATTCATTCCCATTCGGTTGCTGTGTTGGCCTGGGGATGCAGTATCCGCCCGACACGCAGGTATGGGTCAAGTGCGACGACGGTGTTTGGTGGCCCGGCACGTTGAGAGAGACGGACACGGAGATGCAGGCCTTTCTGTGCGCTGGTGAAGACTGCTGCGTAGAGTTTTATCACAGCCCAGGGGAGCTTTATCCCCTTTTCTCTGCTGACAAGGCCCACGTACGCCCTTTGCATGCGGAaccacacacccgcaccccCGAAGAAGACGCGTGGTTTGCTAACGAGacagtggcggaggcggcggccaaggCCCTGCGCGACTATcagtgctgccgcctcctgaACTCCCCTCCTGACGGCCCACCTGCGGGGCCTGCTCCGATAAGTGAGCGAGAAAACACACGCGACGCTCTGCCCTTCACTGCTACCGAGCTGCGTAACATCGAATCTCTGTTGGGCGCGGTGGGTAATTCAACGGCAGCGCGTCTCCGacaggagctgcagcaggcacgTGCCTCTGTGGCGTCGAGGGGCCTGCGCAGGCAAGATGCACCGAGACGGCAGGCCCgaaagcggcagcggcccgcGGAGCCTCCACCCTCTCCGGCACCACCTGCGGCAACACACCGTAGCGTGCTCGCGGCGGCTTCTCGACCGACTGAGGAAGCTCCAACTTGTCCTAGGCATGATCCCAGCGGTGTGATGCATGCTCTTTCGGAGGCGCTGCCCACTGCACGTAGGGTTGCGAAGCGCTCTTCTGGCAGGTCTTCCTCGCCTCTGtctgccggcgacggcgagggggGTGAtgcgagcgaggaggacgaggacgccgtaCCATTTGTGCAGGCTGCAAGGCGCCACGTGCTTGAGGTGCTCCGCCACGAAGTCTTCGAGAATCCGTCGAGGTTTGTCTTGTCGCCCGTGTACCACTTCGTGGACATGCtcggggcggtggtggttgAAAACAGCAATCTGACCACGACACTGCCTGCACCTCGCACGCTGCACGAGAGACCGGCGGAGGGCTtctcgccgcagcggcgcgtgctTCTCGTGCCTTTGACAGATACCTACGAGCACACCACGGGGTGGATGCTGCCAACGGAGATTGAAGGCGCACAGCTTGCCATGTCGCTGTACGTCGACGACACTCCTGTCTCTCTACCGCCAAACTGGCAGCTTTCTCCCGCCAAGGAGGCGGCCGCAGTTAAAACCGCAATCACGGTGGATATCACGCCCCTTGTGCTCCCGATTGAGCGGGATCTCTTCTCCTTGCAGGTGATCTTCTCTGGCGATGTGGCGGAGATGGAGATGTGGCGCGGCGTCATCgcttgtgtgcttgtggAGGAAGTAGGGTTGGCCCACCTCGGTGAGCGCATTGTGTCCACGTATCACAAGCGTAGAGCGGCCGCCATCCGGCaatcgccgtcgtcatcctgcggcgagcgcggcgccgttgcaATCACGGAGGCGTCGGTGAAGATTCAGTGCCCCATGACCACGCTCACGATGGAGATCCCTGTGCGGGGCATGTACTGCGAGCATCTGCAGTGCATGGAgttggcggcggtgctcatTCAATGTGCTCGGCAAAACGTGTGGAACTGTCCACTATGCTCGGCTGCCATGAAGCCGGAAGACATCATCGTCAACTACCGCCTCAAGGACTGGATCGCCTCGCATTCGCAGGAGGTAGTGGCGCAGGTCGAATATGTGGTGGAGACGGAGCCTGGCCGACCCCTGAAGATTGTGTACAAGGCCGCAAGACCAGAGCAGCACTCCACAATCGAGGTGATaga is a genomic window of Leishmania infantum JPCM5 genome chromosome 30 containing:
- the CPC1 gene encoding putative chromosomal passenger protein, encoding MEAVAWTPDVVEDLLFRQFIKDEDISRQLPPAPQVSSENFLERYDQATKILFSYVRNGPVAALASQNVNTAAVGKYGGATPLKGFVGRTPATKPVPPESSRPFARTATPTPAPTSRAPSVPKATASSPPPAKAKRQRVEWPADVPTNQMLKSNSRSKVAHLTAKRVAAQQGVDPDLIFTQNCGDLPLSVIFASYPKALKSVSAVRNASGDWRTDTFTVEEEVSYKKDLGYVHYGPSQCTYGDWLPSQS